The DNA region ATCCATGCTATGCGTGAAGTTGTTGAAAAAGGAGGATTTGGCACTTCTGTAACTCCTGTTTCTCAGTTTTATTTCCAACAAGCTTTTAATAATGTCATGTTTGGACCTTGGAAAAAAATCGCACAAGGATATGGTAAAATGGTCTTAGGTTATTTTGGAAAAACTCCAGTTAGTCCTGATCCAAAGATCATTGAACTTGCTGCTAAAGAGTTAAATTTAGAACCTACCACAGAACTTGCTATTGATATAGCTGATAAGGATGAGACCAAAAGTATAGCTTATGTTAAAAGCTTGCTTGAAAAAGAAGGTATAGTAATTAGTGAAGAAAATATTTTTATTGCAGCAGCATGTAAAGAAAAGGGTATAGCCTTTTTAAAAGGTGAAGCTAAGCTTAATGTACGCAAAATCTTAACCAATGATCTTGCTCCTACTAAATTAGATCAAAACAAATTTACTGTTGCAGTAAATGGTAATAAATATCATGTTGAAGTAAGTTATGGTTTTGATAAGGATGTTAATATTAAAAATGTAAAAAAAATAAAAGAAAATATACCAAATTCATCTTCTGATTTAAATGTTTATGATAATATAGAAAATAAAATTATAACAGATGTTTCAGGTAATGTTTTTAAAATCAATATCAATAAAAACCAAGAAGTAAAATCAGGACAAGTTATTATGATTTTAGAAGCAATGAAAATGGAGATTGAAGTAAATGCCCCAAAAGATGGCATAATTTCAGATCTTTGTGTTAAAATAGGTGACACAGTTAATGAAGGTCAAATTTTAGCACTTTATAAAAATTAAAGCGAGGAAAAAATGGAAAAATTTAATAATTTGGGTATAGAAAATATAAAAGAAATATTTCATAATTTAAGCTATGATGAGTTAAATACTCATGAAAAAGCTAACAACGAAGGTTTAAGCACCGATAATGATACTTTTTGTGTAGATACAGGAATTTTTACAGGAAGAAGTCCTAAAGATAAGTATTTTGTAAAGCAAGATCCTTCAAATCAGTATATTGCATGGGGAAAAATAAATCAAGCTATCACAAAAGAGTTGTTTGATAAGCTTTTAACCCAGGCAAGACAAGAGTTAAGTGGAAAGAAAATTTATATTCAAGATGCTTTTTGTGGGGCTTCTTTACAAAGTCGTAAGGCTATAAGATTTGTAACTGAAGTGGCATGGCAAGCACATTTTGTAAAAAATATGTTCATAAGACCAAGTCAAGAAGAACTTGAAAATTTTAAAGCTGATTTTACAGTTTATAATGCTTGCAAATGTGTCAATCAAGACTATAAAAAAGACGGTTTAAATTCTGAAGTTTTTGTGATTTTTAATATGGAAGATAATATAGCTGTTATAGGTGGAACTTGGTATGGCGGAGAGATGAAAAAAGGTATTTTTTCTATGATGAACTATTGGTTGCCATTAGAAAATAAACTTTCCATGCATTGTAGTGCTAATGTTGGAGAAAAAGGTGATGTAGCCCTTTTCTTTGGACTTAGCGGTACTGGCAAAACTACACTTTCAACAGATCCAAAAAGAAAACTCATAGGCGATGATGAGCATGGTTGGGATGATGAGGGTGTATTTAACTTTGAAGGGGGTTGTTATGCTAAAACAATCAATCTTAATCCTGAATACGAACCAGAAATATATAGTGCTATTAAAAGAAATGCTCTTTTAGAAAATGTAGTTTTAAGATCAGATAAAAGTGTAGATTATGCTGATGATTCTAAAACTGAAAATACAAGAGTTTCTTATCCTATAGAACATATAAAAAATCACGAGCCTAGTTTAAAAGCAGGGCATCCAAAAAATATCATTTTTTTAACTGCTGATGCTTTTGGTGTTTTACCTCCTGTAAGTAGATTAAGCAAAGAACAGGCTATGTATTATTTTTTAAGTGGATATACAGCAAAAGTAGCAGGAACTGAAAGAGGGATTACTGAACCTCAAGCAACTTTTTCAGCTTGTTTTGGTGAACCTTTCATGCCTTTGCACCCAACAGTTTATGCAAGATTGCTTGGAGAGAAAATTCATAAACATCAAGCCAATGTTTATCTTGTAAATACAGGCTGGAGTGGCGGAAGCTATGGCGTAGGACAAAGAATGAGTATTAAAATCACTAGATCTTGCATCAATGCTATCTTAGATGGAAGTATTTGCGAGTGTGAATTTGAAAATTTTGAAGTTTTTGATCTAGCTATTCCTAAGGCTTTAAATGGTGTAGAAAATAGTTTTTTAAATCCTATAAATACTTGGGCAGATCAAGATGCTTATATTAAAACAAGAGATAAATTAGCTAGTATGTTTGTAGAAAATTTTAAACGTTATGAGGATGTAAAAGAAGGAGTAGAATTTAGTCAATTTGGACCTAGAATTTAAAGTATTTTTATGAAAAATGTAATGTGGTCTGGGCGTTTTAGTTTTGCAAGTGATGAACTCTTAAAAGAATTTAATGCAAGTTTAAATGTAGATAAAGCCTTGTTTGAAGAAGATATACAAGGCTCTATCGCTCATGCTTGTATGCTTGAAAAATGTGGTATTTTAAAAAAAGAAGAACTAGATCTTATTATAAAAGGTTTAGAACAAATTAAAGCTGAGATCAAACAAGAACAATTTGTTTTTGATATAGAAGATGAAGATATTCACATGGCTATAGAAAAACGTCTTAGTCAAATCATAGGCACTGAAGTAGGTGGAAAATTACATACTGC from Campylobacter hepaticus includes:
- the pckA gene encoding phosphoenolpyruvate carboxykinase (ATP), yielding MEKFNNLGIENIKEIFHNLSYDELNTHEKANNEGLSTDNDTFCVDTGIFTGRSPKDKYFVKQDPSNQYIAWGKINQAITKELFDKLLTQARQELSGKKIYIQDAFCGASLQSRKAIRFVTEVAWQAHFVKNMFIRPSQEELENFKADFTVYNACKCVNQDYKKDGLNSEVFVIFNMEDNIAVIGGTWYGGEMKKGIFSMMNYWLPLENKLSMHCSANVGEKGDVALFFGLSGTGKTTLSTDPKRKLIGDDEHGWDDEGVFNFEGGCYAKTINLNPEYEPEIYSAIKRNALLENVVLRSDKSVDYADDSKTENTRVSYPIEHIKNHEPSLKAGHPKNIIFLTADAFGVLPPVSRLSKEQAMYYFLSGYTAKVAGTERGITEPQATFSACFGEPFMPLHPTVYARLLGEKIHKHQANVYLVNTGWSGGSYGVGQRMSIKITRSCINAILDGSICECEFENFEVFDLAIPKALNGVENSFLNPINTWADQDAYIKTRDKLASMFVENFKRYEDVKEGVEFSQFGPRI